A section of the Spirosoma pollinicola genome encodes:
- a CDS encoding ArsR/SmtB family transcription factor — protein sequence MAIDKVIDDEKRIDKAAYVLKAVAHPLRIRIIQMLNDNRELNVSAIYKNLNAEQSLISHHLINMRDKGILDIRRSGKNIYYFLVDSAVAEIIECIYKSKILN from the coding sequence ATGGCCATTGACAAAGTAATAGACGACGAGAAGCGCATCGATAAAGCCGCGTATGTACTCAAAGCGGTCGCCCATCCTTTGCGCATCAGAATCATTCAAATGCTGAATGATAACAGGGAACTTAATGTGTCAGCGATCTATAAAAATCTGAATGCTGAACAATCGCTTATCTCGCACCATCTTATCAACATGCGCGATAAGGGAATACTTGACATTCGGCGGAGTGGTAAAAATATTTACTATTTTCTGGTTGATTCAGCCGTAGCCGAAATAATCGAGTGCATTTACAAGAGCAAAATCCTTAACTAG
- the der gene encoding ribosome biogenesis GTPase Der, whose amino-acid sequence MANIVAIVGRPNVGKSTLFNRLTEQRQAIMDNQSGVTRDRHYGTAEWNDKYFTAIDTGGYVVGSEDIFEESIREQVEMAIQESTVLLFVVDTQTGITGLDEDFADVLRRSKKPVYVVANKAETAERAHGAAEFYALGLGDPYAISSQTGTGTGDLLDEVVKHFQTPGVENPDAGVPRIAILGRPNVGKSSFLNVLTGQERSIVTDIAGTTRDAINTRYRAYGKDFILTDTAGIRRKARVDSNIEFYSVLRSIKAMEDSDVCIILLDATRGLEAQDLNIIGQAVKAKKGVVIMVNKWDAVEKDHRTADVLRKEMIQRMMPIDYVPIIFASVHEKQRIFQVMEKAMEVYENKTKKIATSKLNEVMQAEIEKYPPPGVKGKFVKIKYMVQVPTPSPTFIFFCNLPQYVPEAYQRFLENRLRDHFDFTGVPITVFFRQK is encoded by the coding sequence ATGGCAAACATCGTTGCAATCGTTGGCCGCCCAAACGTGGGCAAGTCCACGCTGTTTAACCGCCTGACGGAACAGCGGCAGGCCATCATGGATAACCAAAGTGGTGTTACACGCGACCGGCATTATGGCACGGCTGAGTGGAACGACAAGTATTTTACGGCCATCGACACCGGTGGTTATGTGGTTGGCTCTGAAGATATATTCGAAGAGTCGATTCGCGAACAGGTGGAAATGGCCATTCAGGAGTCGACCGTATTGCTGTTCGTAGTGGATACGCAAACGGGTATTACGGGCTTGGATGAGGACTTCGCCGATGTATTGCGCCGGTCGAAAAAGCCGGTCTATGTAGTCGCCAATAAGGCTGAAACCGCCGAACGCGCCCACGGTGCCGCCGAGTTTTATGCATTAGGCTTAGGTGACCCTTACGCTATTTCGTCGCAAACCGGCACCGGTACGGGCGATTTGCTGGATGAAGTAGTGAAGCATTTTCAAACGCCAGGCGTCGAAAATCCTGATGCCGGTGTTCCGCGCATTGCGATTCTTGGCCGCCCTAATGTTGGAAAATCTTCTTTCCTGAACGTGCTTACCGGACAGGAGCGCAGTATTGTAACCGATATTGCAGGTACCACTCGCGATGCCATTAACACACGGTACAGAGCTTATGGTAAAGACTTCATTCTGACCGATACGGCAGGTATTCGACGTAAAGCAAGGGTCGATTCGAACATTGAATTTTACTCCGTCCTGCGCTCCATCAAAGCCATGGAGGATTCGGATGTGTGTATCATATTGCTCGATGCCACGCGAGGCTTAGAAGCCCAGGACCTGAACATTATTGGCCAGGCGGTGAAAGCCAAGAAAGGCGTCGTTATCATGGTCAATAAGTGGGACGCTGTCGAAAAAGATCATCGCACCGCCGATGTGTTGCGCAAAGAGATGATTCAGCGGATGATGCCGATTGACTATGTGCCCATTATTTTTGCGTCGGTCCATGAAAAACAGCGCATTTTCCAGGTTATGGAAAAGGCAATGGAAGTGTATGAAAACAAGACGAAGAAAATTGCAACCTCTAAACTAAATGAGGTTATGCAGGCGGAAATTGAAAAATATCCACCACCGGGCGTAAAAGGCAAGTTTGTGAAAATTAAGTATATGGTTCAGGTACCTACCCCTTCGCCAACGTTCATATTTTTCTGTAATCTGCCGCAGTATGTTCCAGAAGCGTATCAGCGTTTTTTAGAGAATAGACTTCGCGACCACTTCGATTTTACAGGTGTACCGATTACCGTCTTTTTCAGACAAAAATAA
- the ruvB gene encoding Holliday junction branch migration DNA helicase RuvB, whose protein sequence is MRNDFLKGSGDGMTSTDKEIERALRPLSFEDFTGQSKILDNLEVFVRAAMQRGEALDHVLLHGPPGLGKTTLSHIIANELSAGIKMTSGPVLDKPSDLAGLLTNLQPNDVLFIDEIHRLNPIVEEYLYSAMEDYKIDIMLDSGPNARTVQIKLNPFTLIGATTRAGMLTSPLRARFGISARLEYYDAQLLTTIVQRSAAILGTPIDESGAYEIARRSRGTPRIANNLLRRTRDFAQVKGNGYINVEIAEIALSALEVDQYGLDDMDIRILTTIIEKFKGGPVGLSTIATACGEESETIEEVYEPFLIQEGFLKRTSRGREATERAYVHLGIVPPYKAAELFG, encoded by the coding sequence ATGCGAAACGACTTTTTGAAAGGTTCAGGCGACGGGATGACCAGTACCGACAAAGAAATTGAACGGGCTCTCCGGCCCTTATCGTTCGAAGACTTTACGGGGCAGTCAAAAATACTCGACAACCTCGAAGTGTTTGTTAGAGCGGCCATGCAACGGGGCGAAGCACTCGACCATGTGCTGTTACACGGCCCTCCCGGCTTAGGCAAAACGACACTCTCGCACATCATTGCGAACGAACTTAGTGCGGGTATTAAAATGACGTCCGGTCCGGTATTGGATAAGCCCAGTGATCTGGCTGGTTTGCTAACCAATCTTCAGCCAAACGATGTCCTCTTTATTGACGAAATACACCGGCTCAACCCAATTGTGGAAGAGTACCTGTATTCGGCAATGGAGGATTATAAGATTGACATTATGCTCGATTCCGGCCCTAATGCCCGAACCGTTCAGATCAAGTTAAATCCTTTTACACTCATTGGTGCAACGACCCGTGCAGGTATGCTTACATCGCCTTTGCGGGCGCGGTTTGGCATTAGTGCCCGATTGGAGTATTACGATGCGCAATTGCTCACGACCATTGTACAGCGGTCGGCGGCAATTCTGGGAACGCCCATTGATGAATCTGGCGCCTACGAAATTGCCCGACGTAGCCGGGGGACACCACGGATCGCCAATAACCTGCTACGCCGTACCCGCGATTTTGCTCAGGTTAAAGGAAATGGCTACATCAACGTAGAAATCGCCGAAATAGCACTGAGCGCACTTGAAGTTGACCAGTATGGGCTGGATGATATGGATATTCGTATTCTGACAACCATTATCGAGAAATTCAAAGGTGGGCCGGTAGGTCTCTCAACTATTGCTACCGCCTGCGGTGAAGAGTCTGAAACGATCGAAGAAGTTTATGAACCTTTCTTAATCCAGGAAGGCTTTCTGAAACGCACCTCACGTGGTCGGGAAGCAACCGAACGGGCCTATGTTCACCTCGGCATTGTGCCGCCCTATAAGGCTGCTGAGTTGTTCGGATAA